In Pseudomonas sp. P5_109, the genomic window ACGGTCACGGCCGACAAGGCCTACGCAACGATCTTAACCCCTGAGATGATCGAGCCCGGCATGCACCTCAACGCCGTGGGTGGCGATTGCCCCGGCAAGACCGAATTGCACCGGGACATCGTCGAGCGTGCGCGGGTCATGGTGGAGTACGAGCCGCAAAGCCGCATTGAAGGGGAAATTCAGCAGATGCCCGCCGACTCACCGGTTATCGAATTCTGGAAAGTCATCACCGGTCAGACTCAAGGTCGCCAACATGCCGGGGAAGTCACCTTGTTCGACTCGGTCGGCTTCGCCATCGAGGACTATTCCGCCTTGCGCTATGTGCTGGATGTTGCAAGAGAGCTCAACATTGGCAGCGACATCCAACTGGTGCCAGAGCTGCAAGATCCCAAGGACCTGTTCTCGCTGCTGCTGCCTTCAACGACAGCCGAAACAAGGCTGCGGGCTTGATTCCACTCGACAGTTAGGAGCTGGCTTGCCAGCGATGGTCGTTAACGATTACGCGGGTGAGCCGGAAAAACGCGGCGCACTTGCGTCCATCGCCAGCAAGCCGGCTCCTACAGTTTGGCGTTCACATCATTTCGACCAGGACGCGGTCCCTTGTAGGAGCAGGCTTGCCAGCGATGGTCGTTAACGATAACGCGTGTGGACAGGATAAACGCGGCGCACTTGAGTCCATCGCCAGCAAGCCGGCTCCTACAGTTTGGTGTTCACATCATTTCGACTCGGACGCGGTCCCTTGTAGGAGCTGGCTTGCCAGCGATGATCGTCAACGATAACGCGTACGAACCGGATAAACGCGGCGCACTGGAGTCCATCGCCAGCAAGCCGGCTCCTACAGTTTGGCGTTCACATCATTTCGACTCGGACGCGGTCCCTTGTAATTGGAGCTGGCTTGCCAGCGATGGTTGTTAACGATAACGCGTACAAACTGGATAAACGCGGCGCACTGGAGTCCATCGCCAGCAAGCCGGCTCCTACAGTTTGGCGTTCACATCATTTCGACTCGGACGCGGTCCCTTGTAGGAGCTGGCTTGCCAGCGATGGTCGTTAACGATAACGCGTATGAACGGGATAAACGCGGCGCACTGGAGTTCATCGCCAGTCAAGCCGGCTCCTACAGTTTGGCGTTCACATCATTTCGACTCGGACGCGATCCCCTTGTAGGAGCTGGCTTGCCAGCGATGGTCGCTAACGATAACGCGTATGAACTGGATAAACGCGGCGCCCTTGAGTCCATCGCCGGCAAGCTGAACTGGTCAAGTAATCTTGGACACCCGTTAAGGTTTTCGCCGGCAACAACCAAGCTGCGAGCACAAGACATCGGTCGCCTCAGCCAGTCTTGCACGTCAGCCAGGCACCCCAGAACAGGCTGCTGAAGAAACGCGTGGCGTCTGTGAATCCGCAGTCGTGCAACAGCTTTTGCACCGCCGCCTCGGAATGCGGGGGATCGGCGCCTTGAAGAATTTTCCCAAGCTTGATCTTCACCTCGTCCGGGCTGGCTCCATGCTGGCGCCACCGTTGCCCCCAGGCCGCAAGCAACAGCGGTTGGCTGGCATAGGCATAGTGATTTCCCGCCACAATCAACGGGGCACCGGGTTTCAGGCGGGCACGAACCGAGCGTAGTAGTTCGCGCTTGGCGTCATCGCCCGGCAGATGATGGAGCACACCGATCAAGGTCGCCGCGTCGAACGACTCGCCGGCCGGCAGGTCTTCAACAGGCCCATGGTGCACGTCCGTTCTTTCCAGCAAGTCGTTTGCCTGTAACTGCTGTGTCGCGGCTTCCAGCATCGGTCCGGAAGGATCGACGGCCATGAAGCGCCAATTGGGCTCCAGCGAGGCCATCGCAATGATTTCCCGGGCCGTGCCGCCCGCGCCAACGGCCAGTACGTTGGCCGAAGGCCTGTTGCCCAGGCTTGCCGCCAGCATGCACGCGGCAAGGTCGTGGCAGGCGTCATACCCTGCCAACGCAATACGGCTCTGCTTTGCGTACTCGTTGGCCCGGGAGGTATCAAATTTTTCAGCTGTGTGCGTAGAGGATGATTTCACGGCGGTTCTCCATGTCCTCAAATCAAACTACGCCACCCAAACCGATAATAAAAATTCATTAATTTTATGCAATGCATTCCCCAAAGGAATAAAACCCAAGCAGCTTGCTGTCGATTTCACGGCGTCTGGTTCGACTATCTTTCAGGGAACGGTCTCACGGTGTCGCCGGCCTCCCTGCCTTAACCCTTGAACCAGAACCCATATCAGGAGAAGAACATGCGCACGCTCACCGTTGCCGCGTTCGTGAGTCTGGACGGCGTCATGCAAGCGCCCGGCGGGCCTGAGGAGGACCCCAGTGGCGGGTTCCGCTTCGGTGGCTGGATAGTGCCCTACGCCGACAAAACCACCGGCCAGGCCGTACAGGACCTGTTCTCCCAGCCGTTCGAGTTGCTGCTGGGACGTCGTACCTACGACATCTTCGCCGCCTATTGGCCGCACATTCGGTCCGATTCAACCCACCACAGCATCGCCGACCTGTTCAACGGCGTAGCCAAGCATGTGGCCACCCATCGCGGCGATTCGCTGGAGTGGCAGAACAGTCATGCACTGGAGGGCAACCTGGTCGAGGCGATCAGCGCGCTCAAGCGCCAGGACGGCCCCCGGCTACTGACACAAGGCAGTGGCGATCTCGTGCGCCAACTGCTTGCCGCAAGCCTGGTGGACGAGTTGCGGCT contains:
- a CDS encoding dihydrofolate reductase family protein — protein: MRTLTVAAFVSLDGVMQAPGGPEEDPSGGFRFGGWIVPYADKTTGQAVQDLFSQPFELLLGRRTYDIFAAYWPHIRSDSTHHSIADLFNGVAKHVATHRGDSLEWQNSHALEGNLVEAISALKRQDGPRLLTQGSGDLVRQLLAASLVDELRLMIHPILLGRGKRLFDDNAQASAFTLASSISSPSGVLIARYIRSGEVRTGSFEGVRQ
- a CDS encoding class I SAM-dependent methyltransferase, whose protein sequence is MKSSSTHTAEKFDTSRANEYAKQSRIALAGYDACHDLAACMLAASLGNRPSANVLAVGAGGTAREIIAMASLEPNWRFMAVDPSGPMLEAATQQLQANDLLERTDVHHGPVEDLPAGESFDAATLIGVLHHLPGDDAKRELLRSVRARLKPGAPLIVAGNHYAYASQPLLLAAWGQRWRQHGASPDEVKIKLGKILQGADPPHSEAAVQKLLHDCGFTDATRFFSSLFWGAWLTCKTG